One part of the Flavobacterium johnsoniae UW101 genome encodes these proteins:
- a CDS encoding tetratricopeptide repeat protein — MKTYRSYKKVDPVYFSGEIFFPVGLLCAATLISYVLLYFIGLGFAVFFNAALAWCGYFYFYYYGRSRAGITLEFLTGVFLLTAFLLFADYGVYALVQYQKTALFNGLYFSIWLTILLGTPIVYYTYYFGSHYYAKVRLANTYLKASFSVYHDREHLMYIDSIAFINSGKHLISDIEVENNIPFYSDQELAEMEISSKYYHLQQSAFSGLIHIPFDTDRFEISWYSIIEDQYYKINIPFPFNKLKLEEEKYPLNESKNIRGQKIKRTYLHIYLNGGFKLYNDDKVLLDFSTNKPTEISEEEKNEKIITHQLSHKYYNNKEHFSQLIESIRKSNNIQERFELKDKSVIWNLEFSGLDENHYLEITDINFRNYKIEKAAAEISPRYLPKKITFVYRGSYLFPWLKLHINTQKLNQFIEQVLPDDFENRVLFSLDFKDSNPKDLVFTISSNAKKVLFKDWEIEIDEYRKKEMDEELLEKRMDNTKRTLLKEGWDFVFAKNYKAAQKNCEALQVIDPQYASAYFLEARILWYTKGFETCYSKRDYFIAKTEHEPPVNALIYNNYGCILDRELRYEESLPYFEKAIEINPKEPIFVCNLGEMYYKLKDPAKALKEARKAKMMGYESDMLSEILMNKGIIDLINH, encoded by the coding sequence ATGAAAACTTACCGTTCGTATAAAAAAGTTGATCCCGTTTATTTTAGCGGCGAAATTTTCTTTCCAGTCGGATTATTGTGTGCGGCCACACTTATAAGTTATGTACTGCTTTATTTTATCGGACTGGGATTTGCAGTGTTTTTTAATGCAGCACTTGCCTGGTGCGGTTATTTTTACTTTTATTATTATGGAAGATCCCGCGCCGGAATTACTTTAGAATTCCTGACAGGAGTTTTTCTTCTCACAGCATTTTTACTCTTTGCAGATTATGGTGTTTATGCTTTGGTGCAGTATCAAAAAACAGCACTATTTAACGGTTTGTATTTTTCAATCTGGTTAACCATTCTGCTGGGAACGCCAATAGTTTATTATACTTATTATTTCGGGTCGCATTATTATGCAAAAGTTCGTTTGGCTAATACTTATTTAAAAGCCTCATTTAGTGTTTATCACGACAGAGAACATCTTATGTATATTGATTCGATTGCCTTTATAAATTCGGGTAAACATTTAATTTCTGATATAGAAGTAGAAAATAATATTCCATTTTATTCAGATCAAGAATTAGCAGAAATGGAAATATCTTCTAAATATTATCATTTGCAGCAATCTGCTTTTTCAGGTTTAATTCATATTCCTTTTGATACAGATCGTTTTGAAATTTCATGGTATTCTATAATCGAAGATCAATATTATAAAATCAATATTCCTTTCCCTTTTAATAAATTAAAACTCGAAGAAGAGAAATATCCTTTGAATGAATCCAAAAACATTAGAGGACAAAAAATAAAACGCACTTATCTTCATATTTATCTAAACGGAGGTTTTAAATTATATAATGATGACAAGGTTTTGCTTGACTTTTCGACTAATAAACCAACCGAAATAAGTGAAGAAGAAAAGAATGAAAAAATTATAACACATCAGCTTAGTCATAAATATTATAATAACAAAGAGCATTTTTCTCAGTTAATTGAAAGCATCAGAAAATCAAATAATATTCAGGAACGTTTCGAACTGAAAGATAAATCAGTAATTTGGAATTTAGAGTTTTCAGGTTTAGATGAAAATCATTATTTGGAAATTACCGACATAAATTTTAGAAATTACAAGATAGAAAAAGCTGCAGCAGAAATTTCACCGCGTTATCTGCCTAAAAAAATCACATTTGTTTATAGAGGTTCCTATTTATTTCCGTGGCTGAAACTGCACATAAATACACAAAAACTAAATCAGTTTATTGAACAGGTTTTACCTGATGATTTTGAAAACAGGGTTTTGTTTTCTCTTGATTTTAAAGACAGTAATCCAAAAGATCTTGTTTTTACAATTTCTTCCAATGCAAAAAAAGTTCTTTTTAAGGATTGGGAAATTGAAATTGATGAATACCGCAAAAAGGAAATGGACGAAGAACTGCTTGAAAAAAGAATGGACAATACAAAACGTACACTTTTAAAAGAAGGCTGGGATTTTGTTTTTGCGAAAAATTATAAAGCCGCCCAAAAGAATTGCGAAGCTTTACAAGTTATAGATCCTCAATATGCATCGGCTTATTTTCTGGAAGCACGAATACTTTGGTATACAAAAGGTTTTGAAACTTGTTACAGTAAAAGAGATTACTTTATTGCAAAAACGGAACATGAACCACCGGTTAATGCTCTTATTTACAATAATTACGGTTGTATTTTAGATCGGGAACTGCGTTATGAAGAATCACTTCCTTATTTTGAAAAAGCAATCGAAATAAATCCTAAAGAACCCATTTTTGTCTGCAATCTGGGAGAAATGTATTATAAACTAAAAGATCCGGCAAAAGCTTTAAAAGAAGCTAGAAAAGCTAAAATGATGGGCTATGAATCTGATATGTTATCTGAAATTTTAATGAACAAGGGAATAATTGATTTGATAAATCATTAA
- a CDS encoding TonB-dependent receptor plug domain-containing protein — MFMFLVGLFSANACPVYIHIEDNLGNPASGFTILVNNKPMGTSNNSGILELSLTDGNYTIEIVKNDLIKSRQTVSVACGQDNHFTFRLDSSNSESANLKEVTVQNKSVKKQIEESPFSVQVIDFKKQYDKAGDVGDFLNRASGVKIRTNGNIGSQVQVNLGGLQGKAVRIFKDGIPIELFGHGFSLGTIPVNMLDRVEIYKGVMPVYLASDALGGGVNLVTRTSNKDFAEVSYEVASFNTHRATANLYLQNKKNFYGGFNGSFNYSDNNYKVRVPIENVERDVKRFHDMTRSNYGEAFIGLKEKSWADDIRLTLIYSDFYKQIQNDAGMVSVYGKAFSKEQNYTGMINYRKKFFNDKLKVSFLTNYSHFNTKFIDTTRLRYNWLGETYNLKFQPGEIRTGNDQRMKFNFVSSRLNMEYELSDRNFLEFSELYYSQRRKGSDPLGAVSIVTGIDVLTVPATYRKDNMAFAWRSLFLDKKLESIVAAKYYHYNAEGYTTDKFGFAWQSSKEDSQFGYLGGLKWEQNNYLLKFSYEYATRLPDEYEIFGDARLVKENLDLNPEKSHNLNLSGQYSILKENSSLTFSANLFYRKVQDIIFLQLDIPFNRYINYENSTVKGFEFETNYAPVKWLNIGFNMTYQDLRRIESESRYAYLNDSRVPNIPFLFGNFWANTFFKNVFKNEDSLNFTWNANYTHRFFLVEIPKSQEPSLFGPVKDFQTSLIIPDDGRIGQFSNDVGVYYHFADKKTTVSAECRNVGDVRLYDNFNVQRPGRSFHLKLVYNFF, encoded by the coding sequence ATGTTTATGTTTCTGGTTGGCTTGTTCTCTGCAAATGCCTGCCCGGTATATATTCATATTGAAGATAATCTCGGAAATCCAGCCTCAGGCTTCACCATTTTGGTTAATAATAAACCAATGGGAACCAGTAATAATTCAGGTATTCTGGAACTTTCACTTACTGATGGAAATTATACAATTGAAATTGTAAAAAATGATCTTATAAAATCCAGACAAACCGTTTCTGTTGCCTGCGGTCAGGATAATCATTTTACATTTCGTTTAGATTCATCCAACAGTGAATCGGCAAATTTAAAAGAAGTTACCGTTCAAAACAAAAGCGTAAAAAAACAGATTGAAGAATCTCCTTTTTCAGTTCAGGTTATCGATTTTAAAAAGCAGTATGACAAAGCGGGCGATGTCGGTGATTTTTTAAACAGAGCTTCTGGAGTAAAAATAAGAACTAATGGAAATATTGGCTCTCAGGTGCAGGTCAATCTTGGCGGACTTCAGGGCAAAGCGGTTCGTATTTTTAAAGACGGAATCCCAATTGAGTTGTTCGGACATGGTTTCAGCCTTGGAACAATTCCTGTAAATATGCTTGACCGTGTTGAAATTTACAAAGGTGTTATGCCGGTTTATCTGGCTTCTGATGCATTGGGCGGAGGCGTTAATCTTGTTACCAGAACTTCTAATAAAGATTTTGCCGAAGTATCGTATGAAGTCGCTTCTTTTAATACACATCGCGCTACAGCCAATCTTTATCTTCAAAATAAAAAGAATTTTTACGGAGGTTTTAACGGTTCTTTTAATTATTCTGATAATAATTACAAAGTACGTGTTCCAATTGAAAATGTCGAGAGAGATGTAAAACGTTTCCACGACATGACGAGATCTAATTACGGAGAAGCATTTATTGGATTAAAAGAAAAATCATGGGCAGATGATATTCGTTTGACCTTAATTTATTCTGATTTCTACAAACAGATTCAAAATGATGCTGGAATGGTAAGTGTTTACGGAAAGGCATTTTCAAAAGAACAAAATTATACGGGAATGATTAATTATCGTAAGAAGTTTTTTAACGATAAACTAAAGGTTTCTTTTTTAACCAATTACAGTCATTTTAATACCAAGTTTATTGATACAACAAGATTGCGTTACAATTGGCTTGGCGAAACTTACAATTTAAAATTTCAGCCGGGAGAGATAAGAACTGGAAATGACCAGCGAATGAAATTCAATTTTGTTTCATCGAGATTGAATATGGAATATGAACTTTCTGATCGTAACTTTTTAGAATTTAGTGAATTATATTATTCTCAAAGAAGAAAAGGGAGCGATCCTCTAGGTGCCGTTTCTATAGTTACCGGTATTGATGTTTTAACGGTTCCGGCAACGTATCGAAAAGATAATATGGCATTTGCGTGGCGTTCCTTATTTCTGGATAAAAAGCTCGAAAGCATTGTGGCAGCAAAATACTACCATTATAATGCAGAAGGCTACACAACTGACAAATTTGGTTTTGCGTGGCAATCCTCAAAAGAAGACAGCCAGTTTGGATATTTGGGAGGGTTGAAATGGGAGCAAAATAATTATCTATTGAAATTTTCTTATGAATATGCCACACGTCTTCCAGATGAATACGAGATTTTTGGAGATGCCAGACTGGTTAAAGAAAACTTAGATCTTAATCCTGAAAAAAGCCATAATCTAAATTTAAGCGGTCAGTATTCGATACTCAAAGAAAACAGCAGTTTAACCTTTTCGGCTAATTTATTCTACAGAAAAGTACAGGATATTATCTTTTTACAGCTTGATATTCCGTTTAACCGATACATCAATTATGAGAATTCTACAGTAAAAGGTTTTGAGTTTGAAACTAATTATGCTCCAGTAAAATGGCTGAACATAGGGTTTAATATGACCTATCAGGACCTTCGAAGAATTGAGAGTGAGTCTAGATATGCATACTTAAATGATTCGAGAGTTCCTAATATTCCGTTTTTGTTTGGAAACTTTTGGGCAAATACTTTTTTCAAAAATGTTTTCAAAAATGAGGACAGTCTAAATTTTACCTGGAATGCCAATTATACCCATAGATTTTTCTTAGTAGAAATACCAAAAAGTCAGGAACCCTCTTTATTTGGTCCGGTAAAAGATTTTCAAACTTCATTAATTATTCCTGATGACGGCAGAATAGGACAGTTTTCTAATGATGTTGGAGTTTATTATCATTTTGCCGATAAAAAAACAACGGTTTCAGCAGAATGCAGGAATGTTGGAGATGTACGACTGTATGACAACTTTAATGTACAGAGACCCGGAAGATCATTCCACCTTAAGTTAGTTTATAATTTTTTTTAA
- a CDS encoding helix-turn-helix domain-containing protein produces the protein MAFKIDSNDFADFLEVDEKPDLELSRIEIQDEKDIKFATPKGDILFHEHTITDELSILQGNYQLYDDVAISGHGDSPLLEMHFNLTNQKIGYINPGSSKGYASPMSGNITFLSAEDNHAKIDFKKDIIYNTFDIHLPLNVLTKYEGESKVMDSFLNNIQKNSSNALAKNEIKISAKIFSVIEDIKNCFYRGLTRKIYMESKVYELIALSHHNLDIEKQSRNLAGDDVEKIKFAAQLIRENIDNPFTIVELARKVGVNQTKLKEGFKTVFGDTVFGYLQEIRMNKARHYLSDTSLSIQEISHLSGYQNVSNFSIAFKRIFGYPPTKLRLKV, from the coding sequence ATGGCATTTAAAATTGATTCTAATGACTTTGCGGATTTTCTGGAAGTGGATGAAAAGCCAGATCTGGAACTGTCCAGGATAGAAATTCAGGATGAAAAAGATATAAAATTTGCCACACCAAAAGGCGATATTTTATTTCATGAACATACTATTACAGATGAATTATCTATTCTGCAGGGAAATTATCAATTGTATGACGATGTTGCTATTTCTGGTCATGGAGATTCTCCGCTGTTAGAAATGCACTTTAACCTTACCAATCAAAAAATTGGATATATAAATCCGGGTTCTTCTAAAGGTTATGCTTCACCAATGTCCGGCAATATTACTTTTCTTTCAGCCGAAGACAACCATGCAAAAATCGACTTCAAAAAAGATATTATTTACAATACGTTTGATATTCATCTTCCTTTAAATGTGCTTACTAAATATGAGGGAGAGTCTAAAGTAATGGACAGTTTTCTCAATAATATTCAGAAAAACAGCAGTAATGCTTTAGCTAAAAATGAAATAAAAATAAGTGCTAAAATATTCAGCGTTATAGAAGATATTAAAAACTGTTTTTATCGAGGCCTGACTCGAAAAATCTACATGGAATCTAAAGTCTATGAACTTATTGCTTTAAGTCATCATAATTTAGATATCGAAAAACAATCCCGAAACTTAGCCGGCGATGATGTGGAAAAAATAAAGTTTGCAGCGCAGTTAATCCGTGAAAATATTGATAATCCGTTTACAATTGTAGAACTGGCAAGAAAAGTGGGCGTGAACCAAACCAAGCTGAAAGAAGGTTTTAAAACTGTTTTTGGCGATACCGTTTTTGGCTATCTGCAGGAAATCAGAATGAATAAAGCCAGACATTATTTATCAGACACTTCACTATCAATTCAGGAAATAAGCCACCTTTCCGGTTATCAAAATGTTTCTAATTTTAGTATTGCTTTTAAAAGAATTTTCGGCTATCCGCCTACTAAATTGAGGCTTAAGGTTTAG
- a CDS encoding sulfite exporter TauE/SafE family protein, translating to MTVLTFTLIMLLGACLAGFIGSLSGLGGGIIIIPLLTIILGVDIHYAIGAALVSVIATSSGSAAAYVKEGITNMRLGIFLEIATTIGAVCGALLSTIAPTSFIAVLFGLTLIFSAINSLRKKEEHIVLESSPLAKKLKLNGTYPTHEGEVVSYGTKNVIGGFSMMGIAGMMSGLLGIGSGAFKVIAMDNIMRIPFKVSTTTSNFMMGVTAMASSVIYIQKGYIEPGICMPVVIGVLFGAMAGAKVLVKTNPKKLRIFFACLIFVLAVNMIYNGINGKI from the coding sequence ATGACAGTACTTACTTTTACCCTGATTATGCTTCTTGGGGCTTGTTTAGCCGGTTTTATTGGATCATTATCAGGCTTAGGCGGCGGTATCATTATTATCCCGCTTTTAACAATTATTCTTGGTGTTGATATTCATTATGCAATTGGTGCCGCTTTAGTTTCGGTAATTGCTACTTCTTCAGGATCGGCGGCGGCTTATGTAAAGGAAGGGATTACCAATATGCGTCTCGGTATTTTTCTTGAAATCGCCACCACAATTGGAGCCGTTTGCGGCGCATTGCTTTCTACGATCGCTCCTACTTCATTCATCGCCGTTTTATTTGGACTTACACTAATTTTTTCTGCTATTAATTCACTTCGAAAGAAAGAAGAACATATTGTTTTAGAATCGAGTCCGCTGGCAAAAAAGCTAAAATTAAACGGAACTTATCCAACACACGAAGGCGAAGTTGTAAGTTACGGAACCAAAAACGTAATTGGCGGTTTCAGTATGATGGGAATTGCCGGAATGATGTCGGGTTTATTAGGAATTGGTTCTGGCGCTTTTAAAGTAATTGCCATGGATAATATTATGAGAATTCCGTTTAAGGTTTCTACTACTACAAGTAACTTTATGATGGGCGTTACAGCAATGGCAAGTTCTGTAATTTATATCCAAAAAGGATATATTGAACCTGGAATTTGTATGCCTGTGGTTATTGGCGTACTATTTGGCGCTATGGCCGGAGCTAAAGTTTTGGTGAAAACCAACCCAAAAAAATTAAGAATATTTTTTGCATGCCTGATTTTCGTACTGGCAGTTAATATGATCTACAACGGAATTAATGGAAAAATCTAA
- a CDS encoding DUF1634 domain-containing protein, producing the protein MEKSKVMQHEKFGEKDFQTIIGNLLRYGVWISLSVAFIGGIVYLMHHGSEIEDYSVFKENDRNIFEVISTVVNGAIDGRGEFLIFFGIILLFLTPVFRVLLSLFSFMLEKDYLYVVITLIVILIIITSISFGFSH; encoded by the coding sequence ATGGAAAAATCTAAAGTTATGCAGCACGAAAAATTTGGAGAAAAAGATTTTCAAACTATTATTGGAAACTTATTGCGTTATGGCGTCTGGATTTCATTATCAGTTGCTTTCATTGGCGGAATCGTATATTTAATGCACCACGGAAGCGAAATCGAAGATTATTCGGTTTTTAAGGAAAATGATCGAAATATTTTTGAAGTAATTTCAACAGTTGTCAATGGTGCAATTGATGGTCGAGGTGAATTTTTAATTTTCTTTGGAATCATATTATTGTTTTTAACACCTGTATTTAGGGTTTTACTTTCATTGTTTTCATTTATGCTTGAAAAAGATTATCTGTATGTTGTAATTACATTAATTGTAATCCTGATTATTATTACAAGTATTTCATTTGGTTTTTCACATTAA
- a CDS encoding LLM class flavin-dependent oxidoreductase: MEIGIDSFASAMYGDNNTLSSVDAMEQLLQRIEFADQCGLDVFGIGEHHKKEFLDSATAVILSAAAARTKNIRLASAVTVLSAADPVRVYQSFATLDLISKGRAEIVVGRGSAIEAYPLFGFDLKDYDALFKEKLELLLQVRDNEFINWYGKFRPALNNQPVYPRALQEKMPVWLGVGGTPESFIRAGSLGLPLMVAVIGGQTHRFRPLIDLYREAGEAAGFKPHELKVGLHSPGYVSNTTEKAVEEYYPGYAELWTKLGYERGWPPVTKGKFDGLIDDLGVLIVGSPERAAEKILRHSEALGGVERFTFQMDNAGLTHSQLMNAIELIGTKLIPLIRKG, translated from the coding sequence ATGGAAATAGGAATAGACAGCTTTGCTTCGGCAATGTATGGAGACAACAACACGCTAAGCAGTGTTGACGCCATGGAACAGCTTTTACAGAGAATTGAATTTGCTGATCAGTGCGGTCTGGATGTTTTTGGAATTGGAGAACATCATAAAAAAGAATTTCTGGACTCAGCTACAGCGGTTATTTTAAGTGCTGCTGCAGCGAGAACTAAAAATATACGTCTGGCAAGTGCGGTAACGGTTTTAAGCGCTGCTGATCCTGTACGTGTTTATCAAAGTTTTGCAACATTAGATTTAATTTCTAAAGGAAGAGCTGAAATTGTTGTGGGTCGAGGATCTGCTATTGAAGCCTATCCCCTTTTCGGATTTGATCTTAAGGATTATGACGCGCTTTTTAAGGAAAAACTGGAATTACTGCTTCAGGTTAGGGACAACGAATTTATAAACTGGTACGGAAAATTTCGTCCGGCATTAAACAATCAGCCCGTTTATCCGAGAGCTTTACAAGAAAAAATGCCTGTCTGGCTTGGTGTTGGCGGTACTCCTGAATCTTTTATCAGAGCCGGAAGTCTGGGTTTACCTTTAATGGTCGCAGTAATAGGCGGACAAACACATCGTTTTAGACCTTTAATTGATTTATATCGTGAGGCTGGTGAAGCAGCAGGTTTTAAACCGCATGAATTAAAAGTTGGTCTTCACTCTCCTGGATATGTGTCGAATACAACCGAAAAAGCAGTCGAAGAATACTATCCGGGTTATGCCGAATTGTGGACAAAATTAGGATATGAAAGAGGCTGGCCTCCAGTAACAAAAGGTAAATTTGATGGATTAATTGATGATCTGGGTGTTTTAATTGTTGGAAGCCCGGAAAGAGCTGCAGAGAAAATTTTACGTCACAGCGAAGCACTTGGCGGTGTAGAAAGATTTACTTTTCAAATGGATAACGCCGGATTAACACATTCGCAGTTAATGAACGCCATAGAACTTATAGGAACAAAACTGATTCCTTTAATTAGAAAAGGATAA
- a CDS encoding TonB-dependent receptor, producing the protein MSMSIIKKICFFIVLLTSFTMMSQELGKVSGKVALSGNEPLEGISVVLKGTKHSSVTNANGQYEIRNVKPGSYTISVRSVGIRPLEDAIVVTAKQTTVKNFSLSETQEDLDEVVITKNKYKQDKPSLSLRLQTPVLEIPQNIQIVSAQTLKDQQITSMSDGVIRNVSGAVRLEHWGDLYTNITMRGTQIQAFRNGFNVVSSFWGPLTEDMSFVDHIEFVKGPAGFMLSSGDPSGLYNVVTKKPTGISKGEVTATVGSYDFYRVSLDLDGKLDKAGKLLYRFNGAAQKKRSHRPFEHNDRYVIAPVISYQIDDKTKITAEYNFQYANMTEVGSYYVFGPQAGGYAALPRNFTMTQPGLPDTNIQDHSGYLQFEHKFDDNWKLTAQTSYFKYIQQGYSSWPGVVGPGPADRDFDGTPEGNLAYGEIIRNVGIWDAESNMYLGQIFVNGKFKTGAVSHKILGGIDLGNKDYMADWGQSHDLDTVDNPFNVYNPNYGTPSNGFPAFDHETPLSQRAGGIMSSEYAAGYIQDELGFFENRLRLTLAARYTWLSQSSWGDTQEDTHITPRAGLSFSIDSNTSVYGLYDQAFIPQSGITQNGDPIKPLTGNNLEFGIKRDWFDGSWNTTLSAYRITKKNELTSDPKNGPNDIYKVILGEKRAEGIEFDVRGKIIDGLNVIANYAFTESIVTSSNVPTIAAGSTVPGYAKHTANAWLNYTIQSGKLKGFGASIGGTGLVGRQTDTWSVGLERLPNYFKLDGGLSYETGKIKVTANVFNILDKYLYSGSYYEWLQAYYWQTEAPRNFRVGVTYKLF; encoded by the coding sequence ATGAGCATGTCTATTATTAAGAAAATCTGCTTTTTTATAGTTCTTTTAACATCATTTACTATGATGAGCCAGGAATTAGGAAAAGTGAGCGGAAAAGTTGCTTTAAGCGGAAATGAACCCTTAGAAGGTATTTCGGTAGTTCTTAAAGGAACCAAACATTCGTCTGTTACCAATGCAAACGGTCAATATGAAATTAGAAATGTAAAACCAGGTTCTTACACAATTAGTGTTCGTTCAGTAGGTATTCGTCCGCTTGAAGATGCAATTGTTGTTACAGCAAAACAAACTACAGTAAAAAACTTTTCACTTTCTGAAACTCAGGAAGATCTTGATGAAGTAGTAATTACAAAAAATAAGTACAAACAAGATAAGCCGTCGTTGTCATTGCGTCTTCAGACTCCTGTTCTTGAAATTCCTCAAAATATTCAAATTGTAAGTGCACAAACACTAAAAGACCAGCAGATTACAAGTATGAGTGACGGTGTTATTCGTAACGTAAGTGGTGCTGTACGTTTAGAACACTGGGGAGATTTGTATACCAATATTACGATGCGTGGTACTCAGATTCAGGCTTTCCGTAACGGATTTAATGTGGTATCTTCTTTCTGGGGACCTTTAACAGAGGATATGAGTTTTGTAGATCATATCGAGTTTGTAAAAGGACCTGCAGGATTCATGCTTTCGAGCGGTGATCCAAGCGGACTTTATAATGTAGTAACTAAAAAGCCTACCGGAATTTCAAAAGGTGAGGTTACGGCAACTGTAGGAAGCTATGATTTTTACAGAGTGAGCCTTGATCTTGACGGAAAACTGGATAAAGCCGGAAAACTGCTTTACAGATTTAATGGGGCAGCTCAAAAGAAAAGATCTCATCGTCCGTTTGAACACAATGACCGTTATGTAATTGCTCCTGTAATTTCATATCAAATTGATGATAAAACAAAAATTACAGCTGAATATAATTTTCAATATGCTAACATGACTGAGGTTGGTTCTTATTATGTTTTTGGACCTCAAGCCGGCGGTTATGCAGCTTTACCGCGTAATTTTACAATGACTCAGCCAGGATTACCTGATACTAATATTCAGGATCACAGTGGTTATTTGCAATTTGAACATAAATTTGATGATAACTGGAAACTAACAGCTCAGACTTCATATTTTAAATATATCCAGCAGGGATATAGTTCATGGCCTGGTGTTGTAGGTCCCGGACCAGCCGACAGAGATTTTGACGGTACACCAGAAGGTAATCTTGCTTATGGTGAAATTATTAGAAACGTGGGTATCTGGGATGCTGAAAGTAATATGTATTTAGGACAGATTTTCGTTAACGGAAAATTTAAAACAGGTGCTGTCTCTCACAAAATATTGGGAGGAATTGATTTAGGAAATAAAGATTATATGGCAGACTGGGGACAATCTCATGATCTTGATACTGTAGATAATCCTTTTAATGTATATAATCCAAATTATGGAACTCCATCAAATGGTTTTCCGGCTTTTGATCATGAAACGCCGCTCAGCCAGAGAGCAGGAGGAATTATGAGTTCAGAATATGCTGCAGGTTATATTCAGGATGAACTGGGTTTCTTTGAAAACAGATTAAGATTGACTCTTGCTGCAAGATATACATGGTTAAGCCAATCGAGCTGGGGAGATACACAGGAAGATACCCATATTACACCTCGTGCCGGACTTAGTTTTTCTATAGATTCAAATACAAGTGTTTACGGATTATACGATCAGGCATTTATTCCTCAATCGGGAATTACTCAAAATGGAGATCCTATAAAACCGCTTACAGGAAATAATCTGGAGTTTGGTATTAAAAGAGACTGGTTTGACGGATCATGGAATACTACACTTTCGGCTTATAGAATTACCAAGAAAAATGAGCTTACATCTGATCCAAAAAATGGACCTAATGATATTTATAAAGTTATTTTGGGAGAAAAAAGAGCTGAAGGTATTGAATTTGATGTTAGAGGAAAAATCATTGACGGCTTAAATGTAATTGCTAATTATGCTTTTACAGAATCTATTGTGACCTCTTCTAATGTTCCAACTATTGCTGCAGGTTCTACAGTTCCCGGATATGCAAAACATACAGCAAATGCATGGTTAAATTATACAATACAAAGCGGTAAATTAAAAGGTTTTGGAGCTTCTATTGGAGGAACTGGTCTGGTAGGCCGTCAGACTGATACTTGGAGTGTAGGTCTTGAAAGACTTCCAAACTATTTTAAATTAGATGGAGGTTTGTCTTATGAAACAGGGAAAATTAAAGTTACGGCAAACGTATTTAATATTTTAGATAAGTATTTATACAGCGGTTCTTACTATGAGTGGCTGCAGGCTTATTACTGGCAGACAGAAGCGCCAAGAAACTTTAGAGTTGGCGTGACATACAAATTGTTTTAA